Below is a window of Humulus lupulus chromosome 2, drHumLupu1.1, whole genome shotgun sequence DNA.
ATGGAACCTGGAAAATAGTTCTCGATTCAAAAAAAGAAACCAGTTACTaaaataatttcaacattaataatattcaTTCACTAACACAACCAGATACATTTTAAACATCACTAAAAATTATGTTGTGCTATATTGCAGATATGGAGACCATAATGACATTGATTCATTTTGGATGAAAATGGACAGATAGATATCAGTATGATGAGTACACCATGACTGGACTGATAATACCAACAAATTGTTCTCTAAACAATTTGATTCATTTAGTGAAAACTGAAATAAAATGCAATATTGAAAATATTGAGCTGAGTTATCAGTTATCACCAAGTATGCCACCAATGAAATTACTCACTGACAATTTAGTCCTATTCTACATTGAgctgaaaaagaagcaaaatgaAGTAACTGAGCTACCACTATGCATCACCACTGTTGATCAAACAATAGCTGAAACTGTTCAACACACTACTTATGaagaagaaacacaaaaacagaaCACAGATTTAGAAAAGCTAGTTCTTCAACTAAACAACGAGCAATCAGCTACAAAATTACAATATCACGAAGCAACCTACACGagaaataaccaggtacaaacATTCCTAAATACTACAGACATAGCTGATGATGTAGCAGGATTTATCATAGAGAGAacagaagaaaacaaaagaaaaagaaaagaagaaacagAAATTATAACTGATCATAAAATTTTCAAAGTTGAAGAAGGCCAGATTTATAAGGACAAAAAGCTCTTAAAATCTGCTCTATGTTATTATGCTATGATCCACAACTTCcaattcaagacaaaaagatctGAACCAAGAGAGTACCTGGTAACCTGTGTGGATgacaattgtaactggttacttagagcTTCAAAGTTCAGGAAAACAGAAACATTTAAAATCAGAAAGTATGTAAAAACTTACACCTGCTCCTTGGATATCATTATGGAAGACCACAGGCAGGCTAATTGCAATGTCATTGGGGaactaataaaatcaaaatacatGTCAATAAAGAGAGTACACACACCACATGACATAATCAACGACATGCTAGATGATTTTGGTGTTTCAATGGGGTACCAAAAAGCCTGGAGAGCAAGAGAAAAAGCTTTAGAATTGGCAAGGGGAAACCAAGATGATTCATACCAAAAACTTCCCATCTACCTTCACATGCTAAAAGTCtcgaacccaggtacaattacacACCTGGTTACAGACAATACAGATCACTTCAAATATATGTACCTAGCATTTGCAAATTCCATCAAAGGATGGAAACACTGTAGGCTAGTCATTGTGATAGATGGAACTTAGTCATTGTGATAGATGGAACTTACTTGAAGACATCATTTGGGGGaactttattcactgcttcaacaaTGGATGCTAACAATAACATATTCCCATTAGCCTTTGGAATAGGAGACTCTGAAAATGATTCATCATGGTTATGGTTTTTCACAAAGTTAAAGGAGACATATGGAGAAAGAGAAGGTACTGTTTAATTCTTTATATTCTTATTGAAACAAACTAAACTCATAAAATTATCAGTTTAATAATAATCCAGCAATAAAATAGAGAAAacagtgcaaaaaaaaaaaaataacagtcATATAAATTAATGAAACTAGTTACTCAGTTAATACTTAATAACCAGTTACTCCATTGTGATTTTGCAAACAGGTATGGCAATCATTTcagacaggcataaaagcatagAAAATGCTATAGACGATGTATACCCAAAAGCTTTCCATGGAGCATGCATATTCCACCTGTTAAACAACATCGAAGTCAATTTTGGTGTCCATGGGGAGGACCTAAACCTAAACTTTGTCAAAGCAGCAAAGGCATACAGAGTACAATCATTTGAGCACTACATGCATGAAATAGACAAGATTGACACACGCATAAGACCGTATTTACAAAAAATTGGATATTCAACTTGGTCTAGATGCCACTCCAACAAGAAGATATACAATGATGACATCAAATATAGCTGAATCAATAAATGCTGCATTGAAAGCTGCAAGAACACTGTCAATCACTACAATGATGGAGGGCCTTCGAAGTTTAGTTCAAAAATGGGTATGGAAAAATGGTAATGAAGCAAACAGAACATTCACACCAGTAACAACAGATACTGAAACTGTGCTTAGAGAAAACTTTATTCGTGCCATTAAATTTCAGGTACCTGACATATATTGAGCACtgaatattatttatcaaaactTTTAGTAACCAGTTACTAAAAAATATCACAGTATCCAGTTTCTAACATGTGTTTCTCTACTAAAATAAACAGGTCTTCCCAGTAAACACTATACTGTACCAAGTTCTGGTTGAACAGAAAGGAAATTTTTTGGTCAACCTAATGGAGAAAACATGTGAATGCAAAAGATTCCAACAAGACGAAATACCGTGTGCACATGCAATAGCAGTATTCGCCAAAACACGGCTGAAAACATATGATTATGTTGCTGATTACTACAAAACTACAACTATGAAAGCAACATATGAATCAACTGTTCATCCATTGCCAAATGAAAGAGAATGGACACTGCCAGAGACTTTAAACATAATTGTCCTACCACCAAAATCAAGAAAACCACCAAGCCCCCCTAGACGGAAAAGAATCAGATCTAGAGGAGAACCAAAGGTGCAAATAAAATGTGGAAGATGCGCGCAGCAAGGGCATAATAGAAAAACATGCAGGAATGAACCAATCCCAAAGCTGCGAAACACAACAAAGTCAAAGAAAATAGACAAATAATTTTCTAAAGAATAGATATACTACAATTTCAATATTTTCATTTGATGTAATAAAATTGTATCCTAATGTTTTCTACTTCAATAAAAGTACAAACTTTTTAAACATTTTACATTTTATAAATTTGATACTCAACTTCATGGTTCCAAACACAAAGATATTCCAAATTTGGAgactcaagtacctggttacaacacatattatagaaagaaaaaaaacagataCTATAAGTAAATTTAACAAACAACTACATAAACATGTAACCAACGATATAAAAACCTAATTATATAACCACAAATCTTtcccaaaaaacaaaaaaacataaatattataaactTGATACTCAACTTCTAGGTTACAACACAAGATAttcaaaaactgaaaattcaagtacctggttacaacacataaaaatataaaaaaataaaaaccagttACTATAAGAAATTTTAACAAAcaactatatattaataaaaccaaCTACTTTAAAAACCTAGTTATATAGTCATAAATcgttcacaaaaaaaaaaaaaaaaaaaaaaacacagcaaacaaaaataaatcaaaaaataattaaaaaaatagaaataaaaactaaaaaaacagTAACCAGTTACCTGAAACATATAGCTTTTACAATCTAACACAGAAGTAACCGATTACACCATCTTCATACAATAATAATTGAAAcctttatgaaaaaaaaaacatgtacatGACAATATCTtcacactttaaaaaaaaaaaaaatcaccaactctattgaaaaaaaaacatacacattaaaataaaatacagtaaaaaaaactttatattaagcCAAAAGTTGAAACCAATTCTTTAcattgaccaaaaaaaaaaaaaaaaaaccatacatAAGTCCAGTATTAAAACAGTATCCCTTACAAAACACAACTTCACTattaaacaaagaaagaaaaaaaaaacatggtcGTTAATAcagctttaaaaaaaaaactccaacatCTCTACTTATAATTCCTCCTCCTCTTTGATTTCTTTGATGGAGCATCATCTTCTGTCTTGTACCCACCAATCTGCTTCTTTTTTGCATGACTATACAAGTTAATGGCAAGATAATCACGATAGGTAGCAATTTTGGCAGCCATGTTCTTCGGGATGTCATCAATCTTCCCATGGATAAACAAATCAGCATATTTGATAACAAATACTCCACAatcactgcaaaaaaaaaaaaaaaatacaaaaaacagcatatgaaattatttaaaaacaaataaaatagaaaaataaacaacaatatACAAAAAACCAGTTACTTACTTATCCTCTTGAAATGGCAAGTCTTTGGCAAAGTTAAAATCAATTGGATCCTTCAACCCAACAAAATATGGATCAACATTCAAGTCCAAATCTTTCCTAGAAcaataaaaatcaagaaaatctAGGAAATATGGTAAAACAACAGAATAAGCCTTCACATATGGCAAAGCAATACTCTCATTCTTCTTCCCCGTCAAAGAATTGTAGACAGTTAACATCATACTCTTAATGGAAAAGTGAATAAAAACCCAATGCAACTGAACCTTCACATGCACAGGAAAAAGAACATGATCCACATCCACCCAAGGAGTGTTACAAAACAAATAATCACCAATAATGTAATCTGAAATTAGATTATCAAAACGAATGCTGCTTGAATCACATTTGGCTGCCACAAAGTTATCATACAAACCCTTGATAGTTGCATCAAACCAAGAGTCTGTAGTTGTAACCCTCTTGTTCAAACCATCAATCAGCTTAATCTTCTTCCTCaagtaataaaatcatacatttatatgctacaaaaaataaataaacatacaaaagttAGGAACCTGGATACTAgccaatatataataataaaaaaacaagttACACACAATGCTACAAGAACCTGATTACTAcccataaataataaaaacaatttaCAGACAGTAGTAAAAGGAACCTGGTTACTTGTCTTAACCATGatcaacaacaaaaacaaaaatatctaaacaaacaaaGACTAATTAAGAAACATTATACCAAGAACCTGATTACTAgccaatatataataaaaaaaataagttacACACAATGCTTTAAAGAACCTGGTTactacccaaaatttaaaaataatttacacACTTATTAACAGGAACCTGGTTACTTGACTTAAACatgatcaacaaaaaaaaaaaaacatctaaaCAAACAAATACTACTAAATAAACATTATAACAAGAATCTGGTTACTTACAGTGTCCATAAGATCCTCCCCACAAGTTTGAAGCTTGTAAAACCACATTTTCTCACAAATTTTAACAAAAGAATAATCCATTGGTGGATTGATAATGTTATTGACATTAGAAAATTTATTCTTccttcaaaacaaaaaatatatatatatattaacaaacaattaaatatcaagaataataatattaaacaaaatataaaaaaacatacttattCTTAAAATTCATTTTATCCTCAATCCAAGAAATATAATCCAGGCAATCATTCTTTGAAACATTCTGCCCAATTTCATTTTCAAATGGAAGCAATCCTCTAACAATCACCACTTCCTCTCCATTCCTCTTCACAGTTTCTTTTACTTCAGAAGAACCAAACTCAGTAACAAAAGGAGACTTGACATGAGTACTAGGTTTAGGCTCCTTTTTTTCAATAGCAACAGGAacctcatcatcatcaccaaccATCACAACCTTCCAATCATCCTTACTCCCACTAAATATCTTTTCTCATTCTGCATACTTAACAGTTTTATCAATAACACTCAAAATCTCTGGATCCATATAAACttcttcaaaacttaaaccaactcAACTGAACTCAAGCTTCTTTGTAAAATCctataatgaataaaaataaaatcaattacaacaaattcaattttaaataaaataatacaagaaataaaaacaaaaataaattacaaaacctTATCTCCACCCACAACATTTGACAACTCCAACCCAGAATAAACAgcatcaaaattttcatttaaatcctTCTCGACACCCTTAAAGAAATAATGAAACTGGTTACAACAGTAACTGGTTACACTAAACAACTACAAAAACACAACATACTATTAAGAAACATAAACCAGTTACCTTATTACCATCAGACTCTTCAGCTGAATCATTTCCACAATCCTagccaaaaaataataataataatctggTTACAACTAAAAAtggttaaaaaaaacaataaagcatAAAAACAAACAAGTTACCTTAGAATCATCAGAAATAGGACTGGAAACATTATCAAAATCAGCTGGCTTTTCCCCTTCATTAAAACCAGCACTTTCATCACTTGTATTTGCAACTTTTTCAGAATTTTTTGCAACAAATTTTGCAATCATTGCAGATAAATCACTGAGTTTCCCCATGAACTCAGATCTCATAACTGCAATGTCACTAATAATAGTTTCTTGGCATGCTTTTATTGATGAGATTGATTCACAAATCAATCTCAACTTTTCACTATCAacctaaaaaaacaaaataaaatactttacaaaacagcaaaaaaaaaaaaaaacataaaaagaaacctataaatttcaaaacaaaataaatttttttttttaactaaaacaaacaacaaaactAACCAGTACCTGGGAACCCGGACTACTGTCTCCATCTTCAGCACACACCTTCGGCAAGTATAGAGGCTCAAACTTAAACTTCTTTACTGCCAGTTTCTTTCTCTCCTCAGAAGACGGATAGACATTCAGGATAGTCAactgaataaattaaaaatatatatatacaaaatcaaGAAAACTGGTTACCATCAACTGAAACCAGGTACATAAACAAAAATCCAAAAATGAATCAAACAAATTTAGCAAGAAACCAGTTACAAAACAAAAAGATTATACCTTCTGATTGTTGAAAACCTTTCCCACCAAGTTTGCATAGAATGCATTATCTGTACTCTTCCAATTCAACAAACGTGGAAATTTTTTCCCAACCCGTTGACAAAACTCAGGACTCAACTCAGCTATACTTTCATATATCCATACAATAAAAGCAATGGGAAACCCAAGAAGTTTGTAAGGGTGAAGGCCAACCTTCCCATCAACAAACAGTCCATCAAAAATTTTATTCCCACCCTTCAAAGCAGTTTTCAAATAATGAAAACTCCTATCCCATACAAACTTGCCAAAACTAATATTTGCTAATTCAGAAAAATCTCGATCAACCATCTCAAAAAAGAAATCATCAACCAACTTATCACTAGTATAGCCGTACAAATAGTTAACTAGGATATGAACTATACCCAATTTCACAACATCCTCATCATCAACTAGATCCTTACTAATAAAAGCATTGCGTAATTCAGACTTTGACACCTTACCAACAAAACGgccaaatatttttttcttaaacaaaaCTTTCTTTTTTTGAAAACGACTTAAATCAAACTCACCATCACATCTAAGACCTGTAACTAGAGCAAACTCTTCAATAGAAAACCTACACACTCTACGACCAAGCTTAAACCACATTTCCTCTTCCTCCCTCTCATGAGAGACCTCTCTCAATAACACAAGCTGGGCAAGTTGAGTTTGAAAATGAATATCACATACTTCTAAAAAGTGCCCAAATGGGGTCTTCTTAAACAATGATTTCTcacttttcgtcaacttagatttCAAGTCAGTAATGACACTCTTGTCATTAAAATGTTGAACCTTACTACCAAACCTCTTGGAGGGGTTTATCTTTAAATGAGCCTGcagaaaaaaacaaaacaattaaacaTGCAACCAGtttcaaaaaatataaacatgaaaAATTGATAAGTACTTTACATTTATAAAACCACTTATATGTATTTAACTTTGTATGGTtgaaatatacatataaaaaaaaacaattcattCACTAAGGTAACCAGTTAAAAAATCATTAAGAAAAATCGTTCACTGTTATCTGCAAAGTAACCAGGTACATATGTAACCAGGTCCACATTAAACCaagtacaaaaaaataataaaacagtttaacaacaaaaaaaaaacacaacaataacaataaaacaaacacaaaacagaATTTAAAATTATGCAAATTAACTACAAATCTACAAGAACCAAgatacacaaccataaaaaaattaaaaaaacagaaTCCACATGTAACCaggtacaaaaaaaaataaaacagtttaacaacaaaagaaaacacaacaataacaataaaacaaacacaaaacagaATTGAACATTATGCCAATTAACTACAAAACTACAAGAAACCAgatacacaaccataaaaaaataaaacaaacataatCCACCCAATGTGAAACACAATAACAGAAACATAAACAGATGaacaattttttattataataattaaaaaaataaacacataCCACAACATGTTTAGTCTCATGAGAATCATTTCCAGCATCCTTACTACCAGATGCACACGAATTCTTCGTCTGTTTAACAGTAGAAGGCGATTTACTTGTCTTCCTTGCAACAGAGGAAGGGGATTTACTCTTCTTCCTTGCAACAGACTTCAAATGTGTAATGTTACTCCTTCGAGGAAGAATCTCGCCAATATCATCCCCTACATTCTTCGATTCATCCTCTACTATACCAGAAATTTTCTTCTCAGAACCAGAAACACCACCGCATTCACCACAGTGATCCATCACACAAATTTGAGCAAGAGAAATATACAATGCACtgcataaaaaaaacaaacaacacaaatgaaaaaagAATAACAGATATACATATATAGAGCACAAATTATAAATAACTACCCATAAACTTCCCAAATAATAAACTGATCAAAAACTGACAAAAATCCCACTAAAAAACTAACGATAAAATCGTGCACCAAAAATAAAAACCACCATTAACACAGATTAAAAAATAAGCACCCACGAcagaaaaatatataatacaaagcAAAATTAACAATCaatttacattaaaaaaataaaaaaaaaatgaaaaaactgAAACCGGGTACTCACCGATACGAAAACACCACAAAGAGACACAAATCCACAACGAGAAACTTATAAAAAtcctaagaaaaagaaaaaaaagaagaaatcaaCACAAAAAACAAAAtgctgaaagaaagaaaaacttcGAACCAAACAATATATAAAAAACGTGATACTGAAGCAAACGGAGAAAGACATACCTGAAACCAGGTACTCACCGAGACGAAGACACGCACAGAGGGCACAAAATCGAcaacaaaaaactcaaataaacccTAACACAAGAACGAAAACTAAGAACACAAATCACCACTGAAGAAAACGtcatacttaataaaatatactaATAAAATTGAGAAAACGTGAAGCAGATAAAAACGTGATAGAGCATATGTACTCAAGTACCTGCATGCATACTGGGAATTGATTtccttacaaaaaaaaattcaaaaaataaaataaaataaaataatataaaaaatacataaaatgacTGAAAAGCCCTCACAAAAATACACATAAATGCATAATAAACAAACTACTGAAATaaaattttcttacaaaaatgtttaccaaaataataaaaataataataataataaaaagacaaaaaTTCCCTCATAAAAATACCCCTATAGAATAAAAAAACGTATACAAAAAAATATGGGATACAAAAGCAACGTTTTgataaatatgggaaaacaaaacccataaaaaaggaaaacaacaaaaaaaaccataaaaaatgcacacacaaaaaaaagccatatatatcaaattttattgaattttccCATATTTCATGTAAATTCCTCTTTTAATAATGTGTGTAAAAATAtgcttttttttataaaaaaaattaatctgttttttttaagaattttaacTTGTAtgagtttattttcccatatttttatataaaatttggtttatgtcatagttttatttttaatcaagttttattaatttggaaatgCATGTTtctgatttgattattatttgtttagcttatttgttttttatattactaattcatattaattttttttttgttttgaatattttttttttgtaatatgaattgtatttattattttttttatttaatataaatagtttttttccttcttttttagattgtatttttcatttttcaaatcctgggtaaggtaaccagttacttgattaatCTTTGATAGTTGCGTAAAAATAAAATCCTAGagttaggttaaataacatgtactaggaggagtaaccagttaccctgagagAAGTAacattctgccataagaggggtaaccagttaccataaaagAGGAGatgggttactcatattaaatatgaaaaaaaaaacatcaaatttgaagtaAAAAGATGAgtaacacttcattaaaaaaataaagaagaagtaactatgattttagtaacatgggtaaccagttaccatatgattttttttttaatttggatgTTTACGTTAGGGTAACCAAATActcattcaagttttcatatcagtttttttttctttccaaatttgaaTGTTTACATCAGAGTAACTAGTTACTCATTCATgttttttatatctatttttttctttccaaatttgaatattcctgatggacccaaaacgggtatgtttaaatatttatactcgcaagcgcacgaatcgtatttatagaatagttttcgtgtaagcacgaggtcgaacccaaaggagttgtctaaaataaaaaagaaaactattttaaatcaaaagtaataaattctaacctagttccaaagattgatgagttttaatattatgaacattaaataaaagattgaaaaataaagctatttaagagaatgaaaataaacccataatgatttgaaaataagtgttaaaagaaaagattattaagatactagaatccacaaaatgtaagtttaataatatttattagtatattgattcccgagttttagtgatagttaaaataatttaaactatcattttccaaaaagatttataattttaaacacaaatttcttataaaaagatatgattttttttcacttttcaaaattataatttcaaagcatttagtgtaaatcaatctaatgaaataacaaataaatcaatgaacattatttataaggcaaaacataatatttttgttctaagcatggatgtgtacaatttaatgacacgtcttacacaaagaatattatgtttatgcactaatgaagaacaaagtgtaaatatgttctaacaatctaaaatacaagatatttaagatgaaagaaatatatgaagaagaaaaatccatagactttgttgcattacaagggaaatcaacatacaacataaatattacatagttacaagttgcttcatcatgatcttaataatcttatgaaaaagattagaagcacataactagagtagaaattacaaaataaatgacatacatacttgcaaaatgctcttgaaaaacccaaatggaagagagaatggtagagagaaaatgggagaaaaagatggtaacccaaAAACATTAAGCCCCcaaaaaatggtcttcaaaacccttatttatagccaaaatgagattattaaaataatcaatttaaattaagtaaattgattaaattaataataatatggtaaataggggtaaattgtaggagtgatgatgactttggggtaaaaagtggcattttgagcataggggacaaatggtacacttaGGCAAATTTAGGCTCAAAAAGTGGCATGCATAGCTGTGTTGGCAGCTGGGCTGCTTTGGACAGAATGGTGGCTGGCCCAGGCGGCTGGAGTGGCTTGCTTCAGGCTTGGGCAGGCGTGCTGGCGGGCCGGGCCTGGTGCAGAGGCAGAAGAGAAAGCCCACGTTTGGGCTGAATGTTGGCCCGTGTGGCTGGGTGAAGAGAGTTTGCTGCTGGGGACAGCTGGCGAAGCTTGAGGAAGATGTTGAAGATGCTTGGCGTTGGGCTGGCTGAAGGAGAACGTGGCTGGTGAGGGATTTATGCAAGGAGGTGAATGAATTTCTGGTGGGCCAGCTGGGAAATTGGGCCTTTGAGCTAACTTGGTGAGTAATTCATAAATGTCATATTTTCTCATTTCTTCAACTTtaattctcttcttttcttttcttttcttttcaaagtaccaaaatgcacattgtttcctacaaaataatcataaactaaattaaaattaattattttctctaataaaatataccaaataacttccatgaaaatattaattaaaatttaatttacataacatttaagctcaaaaatgCATGTTTTTACTTCAAACTTAACaagactaatttcaaataattaaactacaacatattataataaaataactataaaaacacacaaaataatataaaatcacaataagactaataaattcaaaattacttaaaaacttaataaatcaattaaaaactcaagaattaagcaacaattagcacataaaaagtggtaaaataactctattttgtagagttatcaattccTATTAGGGTTATTGGTTAtccattcaagttttcatatataatttttttttccaaatttggatgttcccactagggtgactggttacccattcacattttcatcacattttttttcttcGGATTTGAATATTGTcatcagggtaactagttacccattcacgttttcatatctatttttttttctttcaaatttggaTGTTTTTATCACTGGTACTAGTtacccattcaagttttcatttatatatatttttttcagatCTGGATGTTGCCACTAGGATAACTGGTTactcattcacattttcatataattttttatagatttgaatgttctcatcagggtaactggttacccattaatgtttttatatttttattagttttctttctaaATTTGAGGTTCCCATAaaggttacagtaaaaagaaaatgctgaaaaaattgatttgaatttttttacatatagtggaaaaaactataaaaaaattacaataataaattaaaaaaatagtaaaataattatgtaatgttaaaatatatgtgtgaaaaaagggaatgagaaaataataaatacaaaaaatgaagaaaaaataaggaaattaaactaaggaaagaaaactaaaaaaatatggagaaaaaaaacaaaagaaatgataaaGGATAAAAACATaggaatgaataaaaatgaaaagaagaagaagaagaagaagaaacatgatagaaaaatagaaagaaaaataaaaagaagagtgAAAAAATTCGTTGAAaaaatggaaaaagaaaaaaaaaagctcatgtgagtaaaaaaagaaaaaaaaacaataataaatacaaaaatgaataaaaaatagaaggaaaaaataaaaataaaacaaaaaaaatgaaagaaaactgaaaaatatgaaaaaaaaaaatacaaatgaaagaaaaaaaatagataaatgaataaaaaagaaaagaataagaagaataatggaaaatgaaaagaaaaaaaatgattaaagaaaaaattggtagaaaaaaaaaaagaaaaagaaaaaaatggaagaaaaaagaaagaaaaacaaattaaaaaatgaagtgaaaaataataaattgaaaaaaaaaatatcttcaaaatcaaataaaacataactatgataaaaaaaatgtggcataattatatattttttcaaatttatgggaAAGAAAatctgtttaacgcccaaat
It encodes the following:
- the LOC133814045 gene encoding uncharacterized protein LOC133814045, with protein sequence MDANNNIFPLAFGIGDSENDSSWLWFFTKLKETYGEREDATPTRRYTMMTSNIAESINAALKAARTLSITTMMEGLRSLVQKWVWKNGNEANRTFTPVTTDTETVLRENFIRAIKFQVFPVNTILYQVLVEQKGNFLVNLMEKTCECKRFQQDEIPCAHAIAVFAKTRLKTYDYVADYYKTTTMKATYESTVHPLPNEREWTLPETLNIIVLPPKSRKPPSPPRRKRIRSRGEPKVQIKCGRCAQQGHNRKTCRNEPIPKLRNTTKSKKIDK